Proteins encoded by one window of Nocardia goodfellowii:
- the rpsL gene encoding 30S ribosomal protein S12: protein MPTINQLVRKGRRDKVSKTKTAALKGSPQRRGVCTRVYTTTPKKPNSALRKVARVRLTSAVEVTAYIPGEGHNLQEHSMVLVRGGRVKDLPGVRYKIIRGSLDTQGVKNRKQARSRYGAKKEKS, encoded by the coding sequence ATGCCAACCATCAACCAGCTGGTCCGCAAGGGTCGTCGTGACAAGGTCTCCAAGACCAAGACTGCGGCCCTCAAGGGGAGCCCGCAGCGTCGTGGCGTGTGCACCCGTGTGTACACCACGACCCCGAAGAAGCCGAACTCCGCGCTGCGTAAGGTCGCGCGCGTTCGCCTGACCAGCGCGGTCGAGGTCACGGCTTACATCCCGGGCGAAGGTCACAACCTGCAGGAGCACTCGATGGTGCTCGTGCGCGGCGGTCGTGTGAAGGACCTCCCCGGTGTGCGCTACAAGATCATCCGCGGCTCGCTCGACACCCAGGGTGTGAAGAACCGCAAGCAGGCCCGCAGCCGCTACGGCGCCAAGAAGGAGAAGAGCTGA
- the rpsG gene encoding 30S ribosomal protein S7, whose amino-acid sequence MPRKGPAPKRPLINDPVYGSPLVTQLVNKILLDGKKSTAERIVYGALEQAREKTGTDPVVTLKRALDNVKPALEVKPRRVGGATYQVPVEVRPGRSNTLALRWLVNYSRARREKTMIERLANELLDASNGLGASVKRREDTHKMAESNRAFAHYRW is encoded by the coding sequence ATGCCACGCAAGGGCCCCGCACCCAAGCGTCCGCTGATCAACGACCCGGTCTACGGTTCGCCGCTGGTCACTCAGCTGGTCAACAAGATCCTGCTGGACGGCAAGAAGTCCACCGCCGAGCGCATCGTCTACGGCGCGCTGGAGCAGGCACGCGAGAAGACCGGCACCGATCCGGTCGTCACCCTCAAGCGCGCGCTCGACAACGTCAAGCCAGCCCTCGAGGTGAAGCCCCGCCGTGTCGGTGGCGCCACCTACCAGGTGCCGGTGGAGGTCCGTCCGGGCCGCTCCAACACCCTGGCGCTGCGCTGGCTGGTCAACTACTCCCGCGCCCGCCGCGAGAAGACCATGATCGAGCGCCTGGCCAACGAACTGCTGGATGCCAGCAACGGCCTCGGTGCTTCGGTCAAGCGTCGTGAAGACACGCACAAGATGGCCGAATCCAACCGGGCCTTCGCGCACTACCGCTGGTGA
- the fusA gene encoding elongation factor G, with protein MAQDVLTDLNKVRNIGIMAHIDAGKTTTTERILFYTGITYKIGEVHDGAATMDWMEQEQERGITITSAATTCYWNDNQINIIDTPGHVDFTVEVERSLRVLDGAVAVFDGKEGVEPQSEQVWRQADKYDVPRICFVNKMDKLGADFYFTVQTIKDRLGAKPLVIQLPIGAENDFEGIVDLVENNAKVWKGETKLGEEYEVVEIPADLKDRAEQYRQELLETVAESDEALLEKFFGGEELSIEEIKGAIRKLTVASEIYPVLCGSAFKNKGVQPMLDAVIDYLPSPLDVEATTGHVPGKEEELLTRKPNVDEPFSALAFKIAVHPFFGELTYIRVYSGQVASGAQVVNSTKGKKERLGKLFQMHSNKENPVATASAGHIYAVIGLKDTTTGDTLSDPQNQVVLESMTFPDPVIEVSIEPKTKSDQEKLGTAIQKLAREDPTFSVKLDQETGQTVIGGMGELHLDILVDRMKREFKVEANVGKPQVAYRETITKKVEKLEFTHKKQTGGSGQFAKVIIAVEPFIGEDGATYEFENKVTGGRVPREYIPSVDAGAQDAMQYGVLAGYPLVNLKVILLDGAYHDVDSSEMAFKIAGSQALKEAARKAGPVILEPLMAVEVITPEDYMGDVIGDLNSRRGQIQAMEERSGARVVKALVPLSEMFGYIGDLRSKTQGRANYSMVFAQYAEVPANVSKEIIAKATGD; from the coding sequence GTGGCACAGGACGTGCTCACCGACCTCAACAAGGTCCGCAACATCGGCATCATGGCCCACATCGACGCGGGCAAGACGACCACAACCGAACGCATCCTCTTCTACACCGGTATCACCTACAAGATCGGTGAAGTTCACGATGGCGCCGCCACCATGGACTGGATGGAGCAGGAGCAGGAGCGTGGTATCACCATCACCTCTGCGGCTACCACGTGTTACTGGAACGACAACCAGATCAACATCATCGACACCCCCGGTCACGTCGACTTCACCGTCGAGGTGGAGCGTTCGCTCCGTGTCCTCGATGGCGCCGTCGCCGTGTTCGACGGCAAAGAAGGTGTCGAGCCGCAGTCCGAGCAGGTGTGGCGTCAGGCCGACAAGTACGACGTCCCGCGCATCTGCTTTGTCAACAAGATGGACAAGCTCGGCGCCGACTTCTACTTCACCGTGCAGACGATCAAGGATCGCCTCGGCGCGAAGCCGCTGGTCATCCAGCTGCCCATCGGCGCGGAGAACGATTTCGAGGGCATCGTCGACCTGGTCGAGAACAATGCCAAGGTCTGGAAGGGCGAGACCAAGCTCGGCGAAGAGTACGAGGTCGTCGAGATCCCCGCAGATTTGAAGGACAGGGCCGAGCAGTACCGCCAAGAGCTGCTGGAGACCGTCGCCGAGTCGGACGAGGCGCTGCTGGAGAAGTTCTTCGGTGGCGAGGAGCTCTCGATCGAGGAGATCAAGGGCGCCATCCGCAAGCTGACCGTCGCCTCCGAGATCTACCCGGTGCTGTGTGGCTCCGCGTTCAAGAACAAGGGCGTTCAGCCCATGCTCGACGCGGTCATCGACTACCTGCCCTCCCCGCTGGACGTCGAGGCCACCACCGGCCACGTCCCCGGCAAGGAAGAGGAGCTGCTGACCCGCAAACCGAACGTCGACGAGCCGTTCTCGGCGCTGGCGTTCAAGATCGCGGTGCACCCGTTCTTCGGTGAACTCACCTACATCCGGGTGTACTCGGGTCAGGTGGCCTCCGGCGCTCAGGTCGTCAACTCGACCAAGGGCAAGAAGGAGCGTCTGGGCAAGCTGTTCCAGATGCACTCCAACAAGGAGAACCCGGTCGCTACGGCCTCCGCCGGCCACATCTACGCCGTGATCGGCCTGAAGGACACCACCACCGGTGACACCCTCAGCGATCCGCAGAACCAGGTCGTGCTCGAGTCCATGACCTTCCCGGACCCGGTCATCGAGGTCTCGATCGAGCCCAAGACCAAGTCCGACCAGGAGAAGCTCGGCACCGCGATCCAGAAGCTGGCGCGCGAGGATCCGACCTTCTCGGTGAAGCTGGACCAGGAGACCGGCCAGACCGTCATCGGCGGCATGGGCGAGCTCCACCTCGACATCCTCGTGGATCGCATGAAGCGCGAGTTCAAGGTCGAGGCGAACGTCGGCAAGCCGCAGGTGGCCTACCGCGAGACGATCACCAAGAAGGTCGAGAAGCTCGAGTTCACCCACAAGAAGCAGACCGGTGGTTCGGGCCAGTTCGCGAAGGTCATCATCGCCGTCGAGCCGTTCATCGGCGAGGACGGCGCGACCTACGAATTCGAGAACAAGGTCACCGGCGGCCGCGTTCCGCGCGAGTACATCCCTTCGGTGGACGCCGGTGCGCAGGATGCCATGCAGTACGGTGTCCTCGCGGGCTACCCGCTGGTGAACCTGAAGGTCATCCTGCTCGACGGCGCTTACCACGACGTCGACTCCTCGGAAATGGCCTTCAAGATCGCCGGCTCGCAGGCCCTCAAGGAAGCGGCCCGTAAGGCCGGTCCGGTGATCCTCGAACCGCTGATGGCGGTCGAGGTCATCACGCCCGAGGATTACATGGGCGATGTGATCGGCGACCTGAACTCCCGCCGTGGCCAGATCCAGGCCATGGAGGAACGCAGTGGTGCCCGTGTCGTCA